From a region of the Lactuca sativa cultivar Salinas chromosome 4, Lsat_Salinas_v11, whole genome shotgun sequence genome:
- the LOC122197336 gene encoding acyl-CoA--sterol O-acyltransferase 1, translating to MEGEAHNFIFVWSVALASLLYSHNIGMFISPGTTRFLSLFPVIFLFFYLPLSLHTMFLCGPTFFVLSWLGSFKLILYAFGQGPLSSHPPLPLSQFMSTACLPIKIKKNQLYSSQDFTKKPQRSPKDYALRVLLLLVAVKAYGYRENLHPLFATSIYAYYIFFSLELLLAVAAFFARILVGAELEPQFDQPHHATSVQDFWGKRWNLMVSSILRPTVYFPARQIFGHLLPAGWLAIPAVFSTFLVSGIMHEMIFYYLGRLTPTWEVTWFFVIQGIWVGTEIVLKKQIGQKFEPPTIVSKILTLAFVLITSFWLFFPPFMRLNPFGRGCREVLAFGGFFKHGQLISPDEYSCPYF from the coding sequence ATGGAGGGTGAAGCACATAATTTCATTTTTGTTTGGAGTGTAGCTTTGGCATCTCTTCTCTACTCTCATAATATTGGAATGTTTATTTCACCAGGTACAACAAGATTCTTGTCTTTATTTCCAGTCATATTTCTCTTTTTTTATCTTCCTTTAAGTCTTCACACAATGTTCCTTTGTGGTCCAACCTTCTTCGTCTTGTCATGGCTTGGAAGCTTCAAGCTCATTCTTTACGCTTTTGGTCAAGGTCCTTTGTCTTCACATCCACCCCTTCCTTTATCTCAGTTCATGTCTACAGCTTGCCTACCCATTAAGATCAAAAAGAACCAACTGTACTCATCTCAAGATTTCACAAAAAAACCCCAGAGATCCCCTAAAGATTATGCTCTTAGGGTTCTTCTCTTATTGGTTGCAGTTAAGGCTTATGGATATAGAGAAAATCTTCATCCTTTATTCGCGACCTCAATTTATGCCTATTATATCTTCTTCTCGCTGGAGTTACTCCTCGCTGTGGCTGCATTTTTTGCTCGAATCCTCGTTGGTGCTGAACTTGAACCACAATTTGATCAGCCTCACCATGCTACATCTGTCCAAGACTTTTGGGGTAAAAGATGGAACCTTATGGTTTCTAGCATACTACGCCCTACAGTGTACTTTCCAGCTCGCCAGATCTTCGGTCATCTGCTTCCTGCAGGATGGTTAGCAATTCCTGCTGTTTTCTCAACATTTTTAGTGTCTGGTATCATGCACGAGATGATATTTTACTATCTTGGCCGGTTAACCCCAACATGGGAAGTTACTTGGTTCTTTGTAATTCAAGGCATTTGGGTTGGAACTGAGATTGTGCTCAAGAAACAAATAGGTCAGAAGTTTGAGCCACCTACCATTGTATCGAAGATATTAACATTGGCGTTTGTGTTGATTACAAGCTTTTGGCTCTTCTTTCCGCCATTCATGAGGTTAAATCCATTTGGAAGAGGTTGTAGAGAGGTATTGGCATTTGGAGGTTTTTTCAAGCATGGCCAATTAATTAGCCCTGACGAGTATTCATGTCCATATTTTTAA